Proteins encoded by one window of Lutibacter sp. A64:
- a CDS encoding glycoside hydrolase family protein, translating to MKRITKIFLGITIFSIVFISCDSTKTKKAETTNHKNNEKQIQVPTAMSNHWKFIGEAINEPGYDVWGSSPIRDKDGNVHLFSARWSSDTPFKKAWRYNSEIAHYIAKQPEGPFKFVETIRKGSKDGSWNAAGFHNPSIKKIDNKYVLIFIANDGAKNHGPSQRIGMLISDSLNGPWVEKPNKNQPLLSPPKDSSVWCYNSGLGVNNPALIKHPNGKYYLYFKAMAGPKGEGGKVSMGVAISEKLEGPYVIQPNPITTNKVRIEDGYAFMWKNKVCLLTTDNHGILEKGGGLLWVSDDGLQFEAKPLSGFHNYQDFYLKGVFPEGVNIRYGGKKVKFERPQLLMDANGEPEYLFCPSGVALDGSDGTNSYVLKYEK from the coding sequence ATGAAACGTATAACAAAAATATTTTTAGGAATTACAATTTTTTCTATTGTCTTTATTTCATGTGATAGCACTAAAACAAAGAAAGCAGAAACTACGAATCATAAAAACAATGAAAAACAGATACAGGTACCTACAGCAATGTCAAATCATTGGAAATTTATTGGTGAAGCAATAAATGAACCAGGGTATGATGTTTGGGGAAGTTCTCCAATAAGAGATAAAGATGGTAATGTGCATCTTTTTTCTGCAAGATGGTCTTCAGATACCCCTTTTAAAAAAGCGTGGAGGTATAATAGTGAAATAGCACATTATATAGCTAAACAACCTGAAGGACCTTTTAAATTTGTTGAAACTATTAGGAAAGGGAGTAAAGATGGAAGTTGGAATGCTGCCGGTTTTCATAATCCAAGTATAAAAAAAATAGATAACAAATATGTATTAATATTTATAGCAAATGATGGCGCAAAAAACCATGGCCCAAGTCAAAGAATTGGAATGCTTATAAGTGATAGCCTTAATGGTCCTTGGGTAGAAAAACCAAATAAGAACCAACCCTTATTAAGTCCACCTAAAGATTCATCTGTTTGGTGCTATAATAGTGGGCTTGGAGTAAATAATCCTGCACTTATAAAACATCCTAACGGTAAATATTACTTGTACTTTAAAGCTATGGCTGGACCTAAAGGAGAAGGTGGAAAAGTGAGTATGGGAGTTGCTATTTCAGAAAAATTAGAAGGGCCGTATGTTATTCAGCCAAATCCAATTACAACAAATAAGGTTAGAATTGAAGATGGATATGCTTTTATGTGGAAAAATAAAGTTTGTTTGTTAACCACCGATAATCATGGAATTTTAGAGAAAGGAGGAGGTTTACTTTGGGTATCTGATGACGGACTTCAATTCGAGGCTAAACCATTATCTGGCTTTCATAATTATCAAGATTTTTACCTTAAAGGAGTTTTTCCTGAAGGGGTTAATATCCGTTATGGTGGTAAAAAGGTAAAATTTGAAAGACCTCAATTATTAATGGATGCTAATGGAGAGCCTGAATACCTTTTTTGTCCAAGTGGAGTAGCCTTAGATGGAAGTGATGGAACGAACAGTTATGTGTTGAAATATGAAAAATAA
- a CDS encoding DUF1565 domain-containing protein — protein MKKVGVLLIFLFVIVCYSCQNEKIDIYVSLKGNNMNNGTKNNPFKTIEKALNNAQLIKRSEHQNIRVHLLEGDYHLTETLLIIPELNNISIIGEGVDKVTIKGSKIIDTKWEPFTENIMITTVNDALKFNQLFINSQ, from the coding sequence ATGAAAAAAGTAGGTGTTCTCTTAATATTTTTATTTGTTATTGTTTGTTACAGCTGTCAAAACGAGAAAATTGATATTTATGTTAGTCTGAAAGGAAATAATATGAATAATGGAACGAAAAATAACCCTTTTAAAACTATAGAAAAAGCATTAAATAATGCTCAATTAATTAAAAGAAGTGAGCACCAGAATATTAGAGTACATCTTTTAGAGGGCGATTATCATTTAACTGAAACGCTACTTATAATACCAGAATTAAATAATATTTCAATTATAGGTGAAGGTGTAGATAAAGTAACTATCAAGGGTTCTAAAATTATTGATACTAAATGGGAGCCTTTTACAGAAAACATAATGATTACTACTGTAAATGATGCTTTAAAATTTAATCAATTATTTATAAATAGCCAATAG
- a CDS encoding family 43 glycosylhydrolase — MRQLKLVITIIFVSLITFCNTAKKENKKAKELTTEINDVKFTYQNITGVGVDSVYNRRDNSDIIKVKGTYYMWYTRMDSPTTSGYWGTIWYATSQDDGYTWKEQGMALGLGKEDAFDSHAVFTPNILVYNNKYYLYYTGVKPTPGNKNKEFENNSETDITAIGLAVSDSPDGPFVRVENNPVLEISTVDSDFDSFRIDDASLLVRDEKIWLFYKGRSFVDGKKGPQKTKMSVAYAKHIKGPYKKHNGALLDKSHEVLIWQKDGGVASLASINATINYAKDGEHFTVLQERLKKIPKAPGLYRPHLENGNLTTEIPGWGISMIQKKGLAYLVRFEMK; from the coding sequence ATGAGACAACTAAAATTAGTAATTACAATCATATTTGTAAGTTTAATAACTTTTTGTAATACTGCAAAAAAGGAAAATAAAAAAGCAAAGGAATTAACAACGGAAATAAATGACGTAAAATTCACGTATCAAAATATTACAGGAGTTGGTGTAGATTCGGTATATAATAGAAGAGATAATAGTGATATTATAAAAGTAAAAGGTACTTATTATATGTGGTACACACGTATGGATAGTCCTACAACATCTGGTTATTGGGGTACAATTTGGTACGCAACCTCACAAGATGATGGATATACTTGGAAAGAACAAGGAATGGCACTTGGTTTAGGAAAAGAAGATGCATTTGATAGTCATGCTGTTTTTACACCCAATATTCTAGTGTATAACAACAAGTATTATTTATATTATACAGGGGTAAAACCAACACCAGGTAATAAAAATAAGGAATTTGAAAATAATTCAGAAACAGATATTACAGCTATAGGACTTGCCGTTTCAGATAGCCCAGATGGTCCTTTTGTAAGGGTGGAAAATAATCCGGTTTTAGAGATAAGTACTGTGGATTCAGACTTTGATAGTTTTAGAATTGACGATGCCAGCTTATTGGTTAGAGATGAAAAAATATGGCTATTTTATAAAGGAAGATCTTTTGTTGATGGGAAAAAAGGCCCTCAAAAAACAAAAATGAGTGTTGCGTATGCAAAGCATATAAAAGGACCTTATAAAAAACACAATGGCGCTTTATTAGATAAAAGTCATGAAGTGTTAATTTGGCAAAAAGATGGTGGAGTCGCTTCTTTAGCTTCTATTAATGCAACCATAAATTATGCTAAAGATGGTGAGCATTTTACGGTTTTACAAGAGCGTCTTAAAAAGATACCAAAGGCGCCAGGATTGTATCGTCCCCATTTAGAAAACGGAAACTTAACGACTGAAATTCCTGGGTGGGGAATTTCAATGATTCAAAAGAAAGGATTAGCGTATTTGGTGCGTTTTGAAATGAAGTAA
- a CDS encoding sialate O-acetylesterase gives MKKEFTYKNSAIYYLALLFILFNGVASFAQTSTVKSQTSKTGFQLGSLFKDHMVLQQGVSIPVWGTAEKGAVVKVQLGDLEEQTVTDANGKWRVNLGVLKANFEPKTMVVSSSQNEKIIKISDVLVGEVWICSGQSNMQFSVNGAPEVKKLVPSAKNIRSFKVKQMVSLEPQDTCEGEWEVIHPNSAVAFSFAYFLEKSANVPVGIILTSWGSSSLEAWMPRDMVETVPHFKIMMDEFDADSKTKNKINAILEGPRPWKNADDIFLRRQSNILYNAMMHPLIPYACRGLVWYQGERNAQSMYGMVKEPWFSRNSGILKYGDVLKSWIQRYRKAWNNDELHVLVVMLPGFGKVLDSEKDINPESPDAHSWAWMRESQLKAIELPNTSVINTIDLGDEKNIHPKDKLPVGKRLALFALHNVFNKKVDAMGPTLKKVKVKANSIVVYFNDVKHLKTTDGKAPTSFWLSDASGKWFSAKAKIKGKKVVLTSLDLKKPLFVRYAFTGKPNVNLVNEVDLPAYPFRTDTFKP, from the coding sequence ATGAAAAAAGAATTTACATATAAGAATTCTGCTATTTATTACTTAGCATTACTATTTATATTATTTAATGGAGTTGCTAGTTTTGCACAAACCAGTACAGTAAAATCGCAAACTTCTAAAACTGGATTTCAATTGGGTTCTCTTTTTAAAGATCATATGGTGTTGCAACAAGGTGTTTCAATTCCAGTATGGGGAACAGCAGAAAAAGGAGCAGTTGTTAAGGTTCAACTAGGTGATTTAGAAGAACAAACGGTTACAGATGCTAATGGTAAATGGCGCGTAAATTTGGGTGTTTTAAAGGCAAATTTTGAGCCTAAAACTATGGTAGTATCCTCTTCACAAAATGAAAAGATAATTAAAATTTCAGATGTTTTAGTAGGTGAGGTTTGGATTTGTTCAGGTCAATCTAATATGCAATTTTCTGTAAATGGTGCTCCAGAAGTTAAAAAGTTAGTGCCTTCGGCAAAAAATATTAGAAGTTTTAAAGTTAAACAAATGGTTTCACTAGAGCCTCAAGATACTTGTGAAGGTGAGTGGGAAGTAATTCATCCAAATAGTGCTGTTGCATTTTCATTTGCTTATTTTTTAGAGAAATCTGCCAATGTTCCTGTGGGTATTATTTTAACTTCTTGGGGTAGTTCTTCTTTAGAGGCTTGGATGCCCAGAGATATGGTGGAAACAGTGCCTCATTTTAAAATAATGATGGATGAATTTGATGCTGATAGTAAAACTAAAAATAAAATAAACGCTATCTTAGAAGGCCCAAGACCTTGGAAAAATGCAGATGATATTTTTTTACGTAGACAATCAAATATTTTATATAATGCAATGATGCACCCGTTAATTCCTTATGCTTGCAGAGGCTTGGTTTGGTATCAAGGAGAACGCAATGCACAATCTATGTATGGCATGGTTAAAGAACCATGGTTTTCTAGAAATTCAGGAATATTAAAGTATGGAGATGTGCTTAAAAGTTGGATACAACGCTATCGAAAAGCTTGGAATAATGATGAGTTGCATGTTCTTGTGGTAATGCTTCCTGGATTTGGAAAGGTGTTGGATTCAGAAAAAGATATCAATCCAGAAAGTCCAGATGCGCATTCTTGGGCTTGGATGCGTGAATCTCAATTAAAAGCAATAGAATTACCAAATACATCTGTAATAAATACTATTGATTTGGGTGATGAAAAAAATATTCATCCAAAAGATAAATTACCAGTTGGTAAACGTTTAGCTCTTTTTGCCTTACATAATGTATTCAATAAAAAAGTAGATGCTATGGGGCCAACATTAAAAAAGGTAAAAGTAAAAGCTAATTCTATAGTTGTTTATTTTAATGATGTTAAACACTTAAAAACAACAGATGGTAAAGCTCCTACAAGTTTTTGGTTGTCAGATGCATCAGGGAAATGGTTTTCTGCAAAAGCGAAAATAAAAGGGAAAAAAGTAGTGTTAACGTCTTTAGATTTAAAAAAACCTTTATTTGTTCGTTATGCTTTTACAGGGAAGCCAAATGTAAACTTGGTAAATGAAGTTGATTTACCCGCTTATCCATTTAGAACAGACACTTTTAAACCATAG
- a CDS encoding DUF459 domain-containing protein, with protein sequence MRSKNIIVVFLILVCTILSVDAQNFIPDSKILYKEVHGDSLYLHVFKPKLSKKPTAAIVFFFGGGWTGGTPQQFYQQSRYFASRGILAISAEYRVKNTHGTSPFECVEDGKSAIRWVRENAKKLNIDPNKIVASGGSAGGHVALTTALIDGFENANENLSVSSIPNAVVGYNPVLDTTKKGYGYKKVTGRETEISPAHQVKKGMPPVLIFHGTNDKTVPFENAKRFTKLMKEAGNECELIAVDNVGHGFFNGDFFRKGSGDKYFNLTVYETDVFLRKLGYLKKKPTLSRNIKQVSCVGDSNTEATYPKFLQEKLGKKYQVKNFGKGGATLLEGTNHPYFEKTVYQNSLKFTPDIVLIMFGTNDANVKWCLDKTRKTDFKGTPQEEFKSRYIKLINAYRSKNAKAEIYVLTPLPIYKHENSRDPEIQQRIVHLKEWVIPIIRDISEEENVTLIDVNTLMKKAYKYTVDGVHLNNKGYKMLANKIAKEIQ encoded by the coding sequence ATGAGATCAAAAAATATAATTGTAGTCTTTTTAATTTTGGTTTGCACCATTCTTAGTGTTGATGCTCAAAACTTTATTCCTGATAGTAAAATTTTATATAAAGAGGTACACGGGGATAGTTTATACCTGCATGTATTTAAACCTAAGTTATCTAAAAAACCAACTGCTGCCATTGTATTCTTTTTTGGAGGTGGTTGGACAGGTGGTACCCCACAACAATTTTATCAGCAAAGTAGATATTTTGCATCGAGAGGGATTTTAGCAATTTCAGCAGAATATAGGGTGAAAAATACCCATGGTACTTCTCCATTTGAGTGCGTTGAAGACGGAAAATCTGCTATTCGTTGGGTTCGCGAAAATGCAAAAAAATTAAACATAGATCCAAATAAAATTGTTGCCAGTGGAGGTTCTGCTGGAGGACATGTTGCATTAACCACTGCATTAATAGATGGTTTTGAAAATGCTAATGAGAACTTGTCTGTTAGTTCAATTCCTAATGCTGTTGTTGGGTATAATCCAGTTTTAGATACTACTAAAAAAGGGTATGGTTATAAAAAAGTAACAGGCCGCGAAACAGAAATATCTCCAGCGCATCAGGTTAAAAAAGGAATGCCACCTGTGCTAATATTTCATGGTACAAATGATAAAACAGTGCCTTTTGAAAATGCAAAACGTTTTACTAAATTAATGAAGGAAGCAGGAAATGAATGTGAATTAATTGCAGTTGATAATGTTGGTCATGGTTTTTTTAATGGAGATTTTTTTAGAAAAGGTTCTGGAGATAAGTATTTTAATTTAACCGTATACGAAACAGATGTTTTTTTAAGAAAATTAGGTTATTTGAAAAAAAAACCAACACTTTCTAGAAATATAAAGCAGGTGTCTTGTGTTGGAGATAGTAATACTGAAGCTACATATCCAAAGTTTTTACAAGAAAAATTGGGTAAAAAATACCAAGTTAAAAATTTTGGAAAAGGTGGAGCAACTTTATTAGAAGGAACAAATCATCCATATTTTGAAAAGACTGTTTATCAAAATTCTTTAAAGTTCACACCAGATATTGTTTTAATTATGTTTGGTACAAACGATGCAAATGTTAAGTGGTGTCTAGACAAAACAAGAAAAACGGATTTTAAGGGTACACCACAAGAAGAGTTTAAGAGTCGATATATAAAATTGATAAATGCTTATAGAAGTAAGAATGCAAAAGCAGAGATATATGTATTAACACCATTACCAATTTATAAACATGAAAACAGTAGAGACCCAGAAATACAACAACGTATTGTGCATTTGAAAGAATGGGTAATTCCTATTATTAGAGATATTTCAGAAGAAGAAAATGTTACATTAATAGATGTAAATACATTAATGAAAAAAGCTTATAAATACACTGTTGATGGTGTTCATTTAAATAATAAAGGGTATAAAATGTTAGCAAATAAGATAGCTAAGGAAATCCAATAG
- a CDS encoding GH39 family glycosyl hydrolase yields the protein MGTILKRLHLMRIHVLLVLLVLILVSCSQVKAKEEVLEQNVEIITVDTSIKTHPVSKNPGGVVSCWLLDSDIERPRKTSFTSAMKEMGVKYIRFPYGHLADNYLWDADNDWGNTLTPKIATTSQAPASWDWAVNQSTGEFIKDMDFDEYISICNNVGAEPMVVVNILSYKYKNGPTYQQLKETAIEWVRYANLTKGYKVKRWALGNEVDHHSDLISQEEYKALYTDFATAMKEVDPTIWIGPGLLSNWHAALLAHDPDNIDFICVHNYLYKYDWRNEDYEGWKNANDNLINNVEKCQNAVNNSSIPDTEIHVTEMNSRPWKDKSDSDDLFRSLAYGEMLLNACSFEDVKATYIWNTHGPWGGPDENAPYNILDLDNNREPRGEVIKIINDNLLDYFVQVPRVNGFIRAYACIDELNENLNIFLINKNDTAEIVNMETSKFKLQSNYTIKTFTGNNPEDKFPVYSEMIYNDINNNILKAELAPVSFNVISVKIK from the coding sequence ATGGGAACAATATTAAAGAGATTACATTTAATGAGGATACACGTATTATTAGTTTTGCTTGTATTGATATTAGTGAGTTGTTCGCAAGTTAAAGCAAAAGAAGAGGTATTAGAGCAGAATGTAGAAATAATTACAGTAGATACTTCAATAAAAACACATCCGGTTTCAAAAAATCCGGGAGGTGTTGTTTCCTGTTGGTTATTAGATTCAGATATTGAACGTCCAAGAAAAACATCTTTTACCAGTGCTATGAAAGAAATGGGTGTAAAATACATTCGTTTTCCTTATGGCCATTTGGCTGATAATTATTTATGGGATGCAGATAATGACTGGGGAAATACACTTACTCCAAAAATTGCGACCACTTCACAAGCTCCAGCTTCTTGGGATTGGGCTGTAAATCAATCAACGGGTGAATTTATAAAAGATATGGATTTTGACGAATACATTTCTATTTGTAATAATGTGGGTGCTGAACCAATGGTAGTAGTTAATATTCTTTCTTATAAATATAAAAATGGACCAACCTATCAACAATTAAAAGAAACTGCTATAGAATGGGTACGGTATGCTAATTTAACTAAAGGTTATAAGGTGAAACGCTGGGCCTTGGGTAATGAAGTAGACCATCATTCAGATTTGATTTCGCAAGAAGAATATAAAGCGCTTTATACAGATTTTGCTACTGCAATGAAAGAGGTAGACCCTACAATTTGGATTGGTCCTGGTTTGCTTAGTAATTGGCATGCAGCATTATTAGCTCATGACCCTGATAATATAGATTTTATTTGTGTTCACAACTATTTGTATAAATACGATTGGAGAAATGAAGATTATGAAGGATGGAAAAATGCAAATGATAACTTAATAAATAATGTGGAAAAGTGTCAAAATGCTGTAAATAATTCATCCATTCCCGATACAGAAATTCACGTTACCGAAATGAATTCTCGCCCTTGGAAAGATAAATCTGATAGCGATGATTTATTTCGTTCGTTAGCATATGGTGAAATGCTATTAAATGCTTGTAGTTTTGAGGATGTAAAAGCTACTTATATTTGGAATACGCATGGACCATGGGGTGGGCCAGACGAGAATGCCCCTTATAACATCCTTGATCTTGATAATAATCGAGAGCCAAGAGGAGAAGTTATTAAGATTATTAACGATAATCTTTTAGATTATTTTGTACAGGTACCTCGAGTAAATGGTTTTATTAGAGCATATGCTTGTATTGATGAATTAAATGAAAATTTAAATATTTTTTTAATCAATAAAAATGATACTGCAGAAATTGTAAATATGGAAACTTCAAAATTTAAGTTACAATCAAATTATACAATAAAAACTTTTACCGGGAATAATCCAGAGGATAAGTTTCCAGTGTACTCAGAGATGATTTATAATGATATAAATAACAATATTTTGAAGGCAGAATTAGCACCGGTTTCATTTAATGTAATTTCTGTTAAAATAAAATAA
- a CDS encoding glycoside hydrolase family protein, producing MKYNIIKIFSKSLVSLLFFYSVCAVSQENKKSLNINEMMEPLKQDGIFRDTAYYNWGGSIIKGEDENYHLFYSRWKREYTFNGWLTFSEIAHAVSKTPTGPWNYKETVLKGRGHGNWDAITVHNPKIKYFEGKYYLYYIATNLGDKEFTHKDLIDLSTKSLKTKDRGTLRKNQRTGVAVSTSINGPWQRMDNALIEPSGPIATITVNPAIDKDSDGNYYLIVKGDKPNEKRFIRNQAIATSKSPVGPFKMQPNPVIGNLDTEDVSMWYDENEAIFYAVFHAHKFIGLMTSLDGLNWNKAHYYNITNKKIALDNGAFLIPNRMERPFIYVENNIPIALCLAIKKEDDSYIVFIPLEKKE from the coding sequence ATGAAGTATAATATTATTAAAATTTTTTCAAAATCTTTAGTTAGTTTATTGTTCTTTTATTCTGTGTGTGCTGTATCACAAGAGAATAAAAAGAGCCTGAATATTAATGAAATGATGGAGCCTTTAAAACAAGATGGGATATTTAGAGATACTGCTTATTACAATTGGGGAGGTTCAATTATAAAAGGAGAAGATGAAAATTATCATTTGTTTTATTCAAGATGGAAGCGAGAATATACTTTTAATGGTTGGTTAACATTTTCTGAAATTGCACATGCTGTTTCAAAAACACCTACAGGACCTTGGAATTATAAAGAAACGGTTTTAAAAGGAAGAGGTCATGGAAATTGGGATGCAATTACAGTACATAATCCTAAAATCAAATATTTTGAAGGTAAATATTATCTATACTATATTGCTACAAATTTGGGAGATAAAGAATTTACGCATAAAGATTTAATTGATTTAAGTACAAAATCTTTAAAAACCAAAGACAGAGGAACGCTTCGTAAAAACCAAAGAACTGGTGTTGCCGTTTCAACTTCGATTAATGGACCTTGGCAAAGAATGGATAATGCATTGATAGAACCATCTGGACCAATAGCAACAATAACTGTAAATCCAGCTATTGATAAAGATAGTGATGGAAATTATTATTTGATAGTGAAAGGAGATAAACCCAATGAAAAAAGATTTATTAGAAACCAAGCAATAGCGACTTCTAAATCGCCTGTAGGACCTTTTAAAATGCAGCCAAATCCAGTTATAGGAAATTTAGATACTGAAGATGTTTCAATGTGGTATGATGAAAATGAAGCTATATTTTATGCTGTTTTTCACGCCCATAAATTTATAGGATTAATGACTTCATTAGATGGTTTAAATTGGAATAAAGCACATTATTACAATATAACTAATAAAAAAATAGCACTTGATAATGGAGCTTTCTTAATTCCAAATCGTATGGAACGTCCATTTATTTATGTTGAAAATAACATTCCTATTGCGCTATGCCTTGCAATAAAAAAAGAAGATGATTCTTATATTGTTTTTATACCATTAGAAAAAAAAGAATAG
- a CDS encoding glycoside hydrolase family protein, whose translation MKIDYVGRAAENKGMHVWGSSPVQDKDGKIHLFAAQWSTKTQPGNFSGWFKDCEIGHYVGDSPEGPFKYLGVAVEDKDGLFNSPHNPTISNIDGQYQLCFIVNENNDLKTQRIVMYVADDLNDTWRPAKGGEADGTILRQTKDSTVWNYTARLGVSNPSLIKYKGKYFLYHKSVVRKEPKGYVFSYGVVVADNVEGPYVHTPTRVTEEKMPLEDAYAFTMKDSVYLMSRDFRGTLGNRGGGLLWKSGDGFTFPAEKTVRAYEDLQHYVGEEHLKNAISYRGKKDGHLERAQILFIDDKPAYLYLATGVQVKPGYGSSSHVFKITFE comes from the coding sequence ATGAAAATAGATTATGTAGGAAGGGCAGCAGAAAATAAAGGAATGCATGTATGGGGGTCTTCACCAGTACAGGATAAGGATGGTAAAATACATTTATTTGCAGCGCAATGGTCTACAAAAACACAACCTGGAAATTTTAGTGGTTGGTTTAAAGATTGTGAAATTGGTCATTATGTAGGTGATAGCCCAGAAGGCCCTTTTAAGTATTTAGGTGTAGCAGTTGAAGACAAAGATGGTTTGTTTAATTCACCTCACAATCCAACTATAAGTAATATTGACGGTCAATATCAACTTTGTTTTATTGTAAACGAAAACAATGATTTAAAAACACAGCGTATTGTTATGTATGTTGCGGACGATTTGAATGATACTTGGAGACCTGCAAAAGGTGGAGAAGCTGATGGTACAATTTTACGTCAAACAAAAGATTCTACTGTTTGGAATTATACAGCAAGGTTAGGAGTTTCAAATCCGTCATTAATAAAATATAAAGGGAAGTATTTTTTATATCATAAATCTGTTGTAAGAAAAGAACCTAAAGGATATGTGTTTTCTTATGGTGTTGTTGTTGCTGATAATGTTGAAGGTCCTTATGTACACACTCCTACAAGAGTTACAGAAGAAAAAATGCCACTTGAAGACGCTTATGCTTTTACAATGAAAGATTCGGTTTATCTTATGAGTCGCGATTTTAGAGGAACTCTAGGAAATAGAGGAGGAGGTTTGCTGTGGAAATCTGGAGATGGTTTTACTTTTCCTGCTGAAAAAACAGTACGTGCTTATGAAGATTTACAACATTATGTTGGTGAAGAACATTTAAAAAATGCTATTTCATACAGAGGGAAAAAAGATGGACATCTTGAGAGAGCTCAAATACTTTTTATAGATGATAAACCTGCTTATTTATACTTAGCAACTGGTGTACAAGTGAAACCAGGTTATGGTAGTAGTTCACACGTTTTTAAAATTACTTTCGAATAA
- a CDS encoding dienelactone hydrolase family protein, whose translation MRIVIVLIFSVLSQFAFAQTLYLEAKSSSDNCGVNEQENGYYVENSKPYIYIDENGLEMPYRVFLPSAYNPKKKYPLLLSFHGAGSRGNDNLKQMRPWVAGWMDAKLQKEHPCIILMPQCPKKQQWVNVPWKNGSYFLKDIPLSKPMKLAKEIFDKVVREYSVDKKRIYVMGVSMGGYGAWNFVMRYHKLIAAAVPICGAADPLEAKNINRIPIWAFHGDKDPTVPISGSIEMIEALYKHKKNKARLTIYKGIGHNSYEYAWKEPELIEWVFSQKK comes from the coding sequence ATGAGAATAGTTATTGTATTAATTTTTAGTGTGCTTTCACAGTTTGCATTTGCTCAAACATTATATTTGGAGGCTAAATCTTCTAGTGATAATTGTGGTGTTAACGAGCAAGAAAATGGTTACTATGTAGAAAATTCGAAACCTTATATTTATATAGATGAAAATGGTTTAGAAATGCCATATAGGGTGTTTTTACCTTCAGCATATAACCCTAAAAAAAAGTATCCATTGTTGCTTTCTTTTCATGGGGCTGGCTCAAGAGGAAACGATAATTTAAAACAAATGCGTCCCTGGGTTGCCGGATGGATGGATGCCAAGCTGCAAAAAGAACATCCGTGTATAATTTTAATGCCTCAGTGTCCTAAAAAACAACAATGGGTAAATGTACCCTGGAAAAATGGTTCTTACTTTTTAAAAGATATTCCATTAAGTAAACCTATGAAACTTGCAAAAGAAATTTTTGATAAAGTTGTTAGAGAATATTCGGTAGATAAAAAGCGTATATACGTAATGGGTGTTTCAATGGGAGGTTATGGTGCATGGAATTTTGTAATGCGTTATCATAAACTTATTGCAGCAGCAGTTCCAATTTGTGGTGCAGCTGATCCGTTGGAGGCTAAAAATATAAACAGAATTCCAATTTGGGCTTTTCATGGAGATAAAGATCCTACGGTTCCAATTTCTGGTTCAATTGAAATGATTGAAGCGTTATATAAACATAAAAAGAATAAAGCACGTTTAACAATTTATAAAGGCATTGGGCATAATTCTTATGAATATGCTTGGAAAGAACCTGAATTAATAGAATGGGTTTTTAGTCAAAAAAAATAA